A window from Malassezia japonica chromosome 1, complete sequence encodes these proteins:
- a CDS encoding phosphoinositide 5-phosphatase (EggNog:ENOG503NVRN; TransMembrane:3 (o1021-1043i1093-1109o1124-1145i); COG:U): MHVWLAEATARQRTVLVTRYDPYDKSSSASLVLAFSVSGDRCTLSLLSAADLEWSSMQRLSSPNTPLLGLLGMIKVGNDIFIGCVTSSERVGCLQRGQWVGRVRGVAFYCVTRTLYDEDMSLGVDPQDYGRGGASAAQGETPCASIRKYIASGSFYFAEKGAFDMTQHVARITSRSDVDESFRSQFAWNAYMMEPILEFRSRLDTSQRSELDKEALLSLVIQGYVGMTSVPLGPDRASKGTLAVISRLSSRKAGTRFNARGIDDQGNSANFAETETVLAYGDELFSYVQLRGSVPIFWEQQGLQALNARIQITRTGAASQPAFDQHMEQLLNEYGRVFVLDLLGTRDAEVALSQAYVQHIENLLPNIQSGEENQPLRYHNFDFHTIAKATGGLDGARAELDRLNNVQLQRQHNGYTLVRLDHGRLVRLAMQQGVFRVNCFDCLDRTNVVQGCLSHAALREFFREIKRDTQGDARGWLGSTPGLPEQLWPQHGRLWAENGDALSQISTGTGSLNSDYMRTGTKKSFTGLLSDAAKSASRMYMNNFQDQSKQQAIDTLLGTRSGQSQVQLYDPLYAAVDEKMARRRDEYASKKRVHLFVGTYNVCAQPAHQNALGAWFDEHDVRKADVIVLSFQEIVPLTAQQMLSSAAEPMRQWEAAVLSALNRGTTSYMVLRCELQFATSLLVLVHSEMLPHVRNVEATSKKTGFRGMSGNKGGVAVRMDVFDTEFCFVGAHLAAGNSNVDERNADYQSIARGIQFPRGRTIDSHTHVFWAGDLNYRFDQLSSDEVRALCAELTPATYEGEAPTSNRVLDKLYAHDQLKSAQASKAAFAEYNEAPLLFRPTYKYDVHTDTYDSSEKARAPAWTDRILCRSRDDALPLSIKRYGCADVRVSDHRPVFAAIDATAYAVDTAKRAEMRKNVLATMPGTPAQKSVLPRPSDELQQWWNDGTPLAPVPDTTPGNPFEAAPTRTMIGGPDTPAPPMPPRPRATAPSSEAPSVPQSFSTSPSRPALHQWLWKQRIVRYPTYCVGSLVFSVVTIMGGLLIYDSFTYHRVDVKHTVIPNLMESERGGPENLPILPFNPTQQKAEPGKRKERLVIVGGGWATVGMLAKLDKDAYDVVVVSPTNYFLFTPLLPSVAVGTVGVRSVIESLRKLLSNRNGRYVQGAARRLRPASELDSRTLARTENAAGLLAVEVISSEWDGDMEASNHTPVESSMIYVPYDKLVVAVGSVTSTVGIKGLENCQRLKTMRDAQSLRKRVIENLEIASLPTTSMEDRARLLSFVVCGGGPTGVEIAAEIYDMINEDVQKHFQPTLQKLARVHLIQSRKHILNTYSESISEFAEQRFRNENVDLVTNAHVNEVTPDKVIYNVKNEFTGDIEPREVISGCTVWSAGIAMAPFTKTLAEVLPDQGNPHALRVDSHLRVLGTPQGTVYAVGDASTIDNDLEGFMRSNFSHFDSDHDGELTKMEFANFVGKLRRKFPLASDQLNDIEDLFAKYDKDHNGRMCTDELHDLILDATKGLTSFPPTAQVASQEGKYLSRKLNVLSKLRDEGRLPKPEAGSTEPVDIDDEVYKPFRFHSLGNVAYLGNAAAFDLPLPGPFHTLFGGLAVMYAWRSVYLSELVTLRMRTLVLGDYIKRGLWGRDLTWT; encoded by the exons TGCGTCGGGGTCGTTCTACTTCGCCGAAAAAGGCGCCTTTGATATGACGCAGCACGTTGCGCGCATaacgtcgcgcagcgacgttGACGAGTCGTTTCGCTCGCAATTTGCATGGAACGCCTACATGATGGAGCCAATCCTCGAGTTTCGTtcgcgcctcgacacgTCGCAGCGGAGTGAGCTGGACAaggaggcgctgctctcgCTCGTCATCCAGGGCTACGTTGGGATGACTAGCGTCCCGCTTGGCCCCGACCGTGCATCGAAAGGCACTCTCGCCGTAATCAGCCGGCTGAGCTCACGTAAGGCCGGCACACGCTTCAATGCACGCGGCATTGACGACCAAGGCAACTCGGCCAATTTTGCCGAGACCGAGACGGTGCTCGCGTACGGTGACGAGCTCTTTAGCTACGTACAGCTGCGTGGATCTGTCCCCATCTTTTGGGAGCAACAAGGACTGCAGGCCCTCAATGCACGCATCCAAATcacgcgcaccggcgctgCCTCGCAGCCTGCCTTTGACCAGCACATGGAGCAACTCTTGAACGAGTACGGCCGTGTGTTTGTACTGGACCTGCTGGGTACGCGCGATGCAGAGGTCGCGCTGAGTCAGGCGTACGTGCAGCATATCGAGAATCTCTTGCCCAACATCCAGAGCGGAGAAGAGAACCAGCCGCTGCGCTATCATAACTTTGACTTTCACACGATTGCCAAGGCCACGGGTGGCCTCgatggagcgcgcgccgagctcgatcgCCTGAACAATGtccagctgcagcgccagcaCAACGGGTATACGCTGGTACGTCTCGACCACGGGCGGCTTGTGCGCCTGGCGATGCAGCAAGGTGTCTTTCGTGTGAATTGCTTCGACTGCCTCGACCGCACCAACGTCGTGCAGGGTTGCCTctcgcacgcagcgctgcGAGAGTTTTTCCGAGAAATCAAGCGCGATACGCagggcgatgcgcgcggaTGGCTAGGCAGCACGCCCGGTCTGCCCGAGCAGCTCTGGCcgcagcacggccgcctGTGGGCCGAGAATGGAGATGCGCTATCGCAGATCagcaccggcaccggctcgcTGAACTCGGACTATatgcgcaccggcacgaAAAAGTCGTTTACGGGCCTcttgagcgacgcggcgaaAAGCGCGAGTCG AATGTATATGAACAACTTCCAAGACCAGAGCAAGCAACAGGCTATCGATacgctgctcggcacgcgcagcggccaGTCGCAAGTCCAGCTATACGACCCCCTCTATGCAGCGGTGGACGAGAAaatggcgcgccgccgcgacgagtaCGCGTCGAAAAAGCGGGTACACCTCTTTGTCGGCACCTACAATGTGTGTGCGCAGCCCGCGCACCAGAACGCGCTGGGAGCGTGGTTCGACGAGCATGACGTACGCAAGGCCGACGTGATCGTGCTGTCCTTCCAGGAAATTGTGCCGCTCACCGCGCAGCAAATGCTCTCGTCCGCCGCTGAGCCGATGCGGCAGTGGGAGGCGGCAGTTCTCTCGGCATTGAACCGCGGTACGACATCGTACATGGTTCTGCGTTGCGAGCTCCAGTTTGCCACCTCGCTCCTGGTCCTGGTGCACAGCGAGATGCTGCCGCATGTGCGCAACGTCGAGGCGACCTCGAAAAAAACCGGATTCCGGGGCATGAGTGGCAACAAGGGCGGCGTTGCGGTGCGCATGGATGTGTTTGACACGGAATTCTGTTTCGTCGGTGCGCACTTGGCCGCAGGCAATTCgaacgtcgacgagcgcaacGCCGACTACCAGAGCATTGCGCGGGGCATCCAGTTTCCTCGTGGACGCACCATCGACTCGCACACGCACGTATTCTGGGCGGGCGATCTGAACTACCGCTTCGACCAGCtgagcagcgacgaggtgcgcgcgctctgTGCCGAGCTTACGCCGGCCACGtacgagggcgaggcgccgacgtcgaaCCGCGTCCTCGACAAGCTCTACGCACACGATCAGCTCAAGAGCGCCCAGGCGTCCAAGGCGGCGTTTGCCGAGTAcaacgaggcgccgctcttATTCCGCCCTACGTACAAGTACGACGTGCACACAGATACCTACGACTCGTCGGAGAAGGCGCGCGCCCCTGCGTGGACCGACCGCATTCTGTGCCGCAGtcgcgacgatgcgcttcCTTTATCTATCAAGAGGTATGGATGCGCGGACGTGCGTGTGAGCGATCATCGCCCCGTTTTTgcggcgatcgacgcgACTGCGTACGCCGTCGACACGGCTAAGCGCGCTGAGATGCGCAAGAACGTCCTCGCGACGATGCcgggcacgccggcgcaaAAGAGCGTCCTTCCCCGCCCCTCGGACGAGCTCCAGCAGTGGTGGAAtgacggcacgccgctggcACCCGTGCCCGACACGACGCCGGGCAACCCGTTCGAGGCGGCCCCCACACGTACCATGATCGGGGGGCCCGATACCCCTGCTCCGCCGATGCCCCCGCGTCCCCGCGCCACGGCACCGAGCTCggaggcgccgagcgtgcct CAATCCTTTAGCACTTCGCCCAGTCGTCCTGCGCTGCACCAATGGCTGTGGAAGCAGCGCATAGTCCGCTATCCCACCTACTGTGTGGGTTCACTGGTCTTTTCGGTGGTGACGATTATGGGTGGTCTTTTGATCTACGATTCGTTTACCTACCATCGTGTCGATGTGAAGCACACCGTGATCCCCAATCTGATGGAGTCGGAGCGTGGCGGTCCCGAAAACCTGCCGATTCTTCCGTTCAACCCCACGCAGCAGAAGGCAGAGCCCGGCAAGCGTAAAGAGCGCCTGGTGATTGTCGGTGGTGGCTGGGCCACGGTCGGTAtgctcgccaagctcgacaAGGATGCGTACGATGTCGTGGTGGTGAGCCCCACGAACTACTTCCTCTTTACTCCCCTGCTGCCCTCGGTGGCTGTCGGTACGGTCGGTGTGCGTTCGGTGATCGAGTCGTTGCGCAAGTTGCTGTCCAACCGCAATGGCCGCTACGTGCagggtgcggcgcgccgcctccgccCCGCGTCCGAGCTTGACAGCCGTACGCTGGCCAGGACGGAGAACGCGGCAGGGCTGCTTGCTGTCGAGGTGATTTCGTCCGAGTGGGACGGCGACATGGAAGCGTCCAACCACACGCCGGTCGAATCGTCGATGATCTACGTGCCGTACGACAAGCTGGTCGTCGCTGTCGGCAGTGTCACGAGCACGGTCGGCATCAAGGGCCTGGAGAACTGCCAGCGCCTCAagacgatgcgcgacgctcagtcgctgcgcaagcgcgtgATTGAGAACCTCGAGATTgcctcgctgccgacgacctcgatggaggaccgcgcgcgcctgctctCGTTTGTGGTGTGCGGCGGTGGCCCGACGGGTGTCGAAATCGCCGCCGAGATCTACGACATGATCAACGAAGACGTGCAGAAGCACTTCCAGCCGACGCTACagaagctcgcgcgcgtccaCCTGATCCAGAGCCGCAAGCACATCCTCAACACCTACTCGGAAAGCATCTCCGAgtttgccgagcagcgcttCCGTAACGAAAACGTGGACCTGGTGACAAACGCTCATGTGAACGAAGTCACGCCGGACAAGGTCATCTACAATGTCAAGAACGAGTTTACCGGCGACatcgagccgcgcgaggtgaTCTCGGGGTGCACGGTGTGGTCGGCAGGTATCGCCATGGCGCCGTTTAccaagacgctcgccgaggtgctgccCGACCAAGGCAATCCccatgcgctgcgtgtcgaCAGCCAcctgcgcgtgctcggcacgccacAGGGCACCGTGTATGCAGTGGGTGACGCATCGACCATCGACAACGATCTCGAGGGCTTTATGCGCTCCAACTTTTCGCACTTCGACTCCGACCATGACGGCGAGCTGACCAAGATGGAGTTTGCCAACTTTGTCGGCAAGCTTCGCCGCAAGTTCCCGCTCGCGTCGGACCAGCTGAACGATATCGAGGATTTGTTCGCCAAGTACGATAAGGACCACAATGGGCGCATGTgcaccgacgagctgcacgacTTGATCCTCGACGCGACCAAGGGGCTGACGTCCTTCCCCCCGACGGCTCAGGTTGCTAGCCAGGAGGGCAAGTACCTCTCCCGCAAGCTCAACGTGCTCTCCAAGCTCCGTGACGAGGGCCGCCTGCCGAagcccgaggcgggcaGCACGGAGCCTGTCGACATTGACGATGAGGTGTACAAGCCGTTCCGTTTCCACTCGCTCGGCAACGTGGCCTACCTCGGCAATGCCGCGGCGTTCGACCTGCCGCTCCCGGGCCCGTTCCACACGCTGTTTGGCGGTCTGGCAGTGATGTAcgcgtggcgcagcgtgtACCTCTCGGAGCTCGTCACActgcgcatgcgcacgctcgtgctcggtgACTACATCAAGCGCGGTCTCTGGGGACGTGATTTGACGTGGACGTAG
- a CDS encoding uncharacterized protein (COG:C; EggNog:ENOG503NX3C): protein MSTSLPPQMNALIVEGHGKVALKQTETPKPDDHSIIVRVHNVALNPTDWKHLDYFGKVDTTLGSDFVGTVVTKGAQAGTNVQVGDRVAGMVHGGWDVGVGAFADYLKTHPASVTPIPASAKDEEVAGLGVGGYTAYFGLFQPKHLGLPAPPADLRGLGPIDQSKKLLVWSGATSVGQFVIQFARAAGIHVIATASPKNHAFLKELGAAETYDYSDAATPDRISAAHPDLTHAFDTFSEKGSQESCARALSKTQPSKLVVILPLSKELASVNDKVKGTFLLMYTVGGEAFSMFGENFSKEYAQEDQQYMVKFTQSGVFTNLLAAGLVKPNRTSPQTGGLQAIPAGLDRLRQNKVSGEKLTYAIQ from the coding sequence AGGCCACGGCAAGGTCGCTCTTAAGCAGACCGAGACGCCCAAGCCGGATGACCACTCGATCATTGTGCGCGTGCACAACGTGGCTCTGAACCCCACGGACTGGAAGCACCTCGACTACTTTGGCAAGGTGGACACGACCCTCGGCTCTGACTTTGTCGGCACGGTTGTGACCAAGGGTGCGCAAGCCGGCACCAATGTCCAGGTCGGTGACCGTGTCGCTGGTATGGTGCACGGTGGCTGGGACGTCGGTGTTGGCGCCTTTGCCGACTACCTCAAGACGCACCCCGCATCGGTGACGCCCATTCCTGCCTcggccaaggacgaggaggtGGCCGGTCTCGGCGTCGGTGGCTACACGGCGTACTTTGGTCTCTTCCAGCCGAagcacctcggcctgccTGCCCCCCCGGCGGACCTCCGGGGCCTGGGTCCGATCGACCAGAGCAAGAAGCTGCTGGTCTGGTCGGGGGCCACGTCGGTTGGTCAGTTTGTGATCCAGTttgcgcgcgctgctggcaTCCATGTGATCGCCACGGCCTCGCCGAAGAACCACGCGTTCCTGAAGGAGCTCGGTGCGGCGGAGACGTACGACTACTCGGACGCTGCGACGCCGGACAGGATTTCGGCGGCCCACCCCGACCTTACGCACGCCTTTGATACCTTCTCTGAGAAGGGCTCGCAGGAGTCGTGTGCGCGTGCACTGTCCAAGACGCAGCCGTCGAAGCTCGTCGTGATTCTTCCCCTGAGCAAGGAGCTCGCCTCTGTCAACGACAAGGTCAAGGGCACCTTCCTGCTGATGTACACCGTCGGTGGCGAGGCGTTCAGCATGTTTGGCGAGAACTTTTCGAAGGAGTACGCGCAGGAGGACCAGCAGTACATGGTCAAGTTTACGCAGAGTGGCGTCTTTACGAACCTGCTCGCTGCTGGCCTCGTGAAGCCGAACCGCACGTCGCCCCAGACCGGCGGCCTGCAGGCGATCCCCGCGGGCCTggaccgcctgcgccagaACAAGGTGTCGGGCGAGAAGCTGACCTATGCGATCCAGTAA